The genomic segment GCCCCGGACCCCAGCGTATTTGTGCCAAGAAGAAGCCAAGCCCGTTTCTTCTTGGCAAAAATACGCAAAATCCGACCGAGCCCGAGGGCGCGCCTCAGGCCAGCCGGGCGAGGCGCTCCTCAAGCACGTCAAACGGCACGCCCGGCTCGTCCTTCGCGCAGCGGATCACGAGCGAGGTCTTCACGCTCGCGACATTGTCGGCCGGCGTCAGCTCGCCCATCAGGAAGCTCTGGAAGGTGCTCAGATCGGGCGCCGCGCATTTCAGCACGAAATCGATCTCGCCGTTGAGCATGTGGCATTCGCGCACGAGCGGCCAGGCCCGGCAGCGCGCCTCGAAGGCGCTCAGGTCGGCCTCGGCCTGGCTGTGCAGCCGCACCATCGCGAAGACCTGCACCTCGAAGCCGAGCTCGCGCGGGTTCACATCGGCATGATAGCCGCGAATGTAGCCCGCTTCCTCGAGCGTGCGCACCCGGCGCAGACAGGGCGGCGCCGAGATCCCGACGCGTTTGGCCAGCTCGACGTTGGTCATCCGCCCGTCGGCCTGAAGCTCGGCCAGAATCTTCCGGTCGATCTCATCAAGC from the Rhodobacter xanthinilyticus genome contains:
- a CDS encoding Lrp/AsnC family transcriptional regulator, with translation MASTKLDEIDRKILAELQADGRMTNVELAKRVGISAPPCLRRVRTLEEAGYIRGYHADVNPRELGFEVQVFAMVRLHSQAEADLSAFEARCRAWPLVRECHMLNGEIDFVLKCAAPDLSTFQSFLMGELTPADNVASVKTSLVIRCAKDEPGVPFDVLEERLARLA